The stretch of DNA tatttctgttttgtagaATGAAACTTGATGTTTGAAACATTTAGGGTACTATAACTTGTATATATGCAAGCAATACCTTTTTGAAGCCTGATGTAGAGAAAGTATTTCTCTTGTATGCCAGTTTGGTGGTATCTGCACAATGACTCTTGGCTTCAGGATTTGGGGCTATtgataaaattttctttattcacTAGTGCTTTCCCAAACCCCACCCTCATTTTTCTACAACAGTACTTCTTTTAGAATGAAGCAAACATGATATGCCATTGGCAATACTGGTTGATAAAGCTGTATAGTTCCCTGTCCTCCTTTGGCTCCTGCTGATCCACATCTGTAAAATCTGAAGGCTCAGGAAGAAAGTATATTCTTTGAAGGTAGAAAAGGGAGacaagatgaaaatatttcattattgaATGGTGGCTGTAGAACAGCTAATCTGGTACtaaataatttggttttaatGTAATTGCTGTTGTCTGACCCTGGAAAACACTGTgatgtgtcactgtcacctcttCTGGGCCAACCAGATATTAAATACCACCTTTAGGACCTGTAAGAGTTTGTATAAGATACTAGAAAGAAATGTATTGCtttgtatattttttataatgatttttttttattcctctctaGAATGCTGCTCATGACAGTGGCATTGTTTTGAGCAATGTCAGCTTTCCTGCTCGAATTCTAAAGTCATACTCAGTAAGAAAATCATTGCTTCATTGAATCAATTTATTACTTCATCTTTGTCAGTGTTAAGGTTCTTTAAAGCCAGGAAGAGATCACTGTAGTTAAGAGCTGAAAgaataaagacaaaaacaagagatatatagaaaaatatttccttttaggAGATTGCAAGATAAATCACAACTGTTCTTTATTGTGGGAAGGAGACTTAGTGACTTAAGGATAAGTAGTGTAAACTGAACTATTGTTCAGGGGAGCTAATAAATGAaagcataaatatatataatgaAGCTGATCTTATTTTCACTTAAGCTAGCTAGTGTTTTGCCATATTTTAGATATGGAAAACATAGACTTTATGCCTGGCTAGTAgcataaatgcattttattctTTCCATTGAGGTCCTTTCTATATGCAAGTAGGAACTTCTGTGTTCAAATACATTATTAATAATTTGTGTGCTCTTATTTGTTTTAGGTAATTGAGGTGATTATTGGAATTTCATCAGTATTTGGTGGAATAATTGCTTTGAATATGGATGTTCTAGTCTCAGGTCCATACCTCTCAGTAACATTCTTTTGGATCTTAGTTGCTGTAAGTAGTGCAAATAGTAGCTACTCTTTTAAAacagtggcttttttttctttttttttttttttttttttcatttttctcctccccactAGAATATTTATTTGGCTCTAATACTGTTTGGGAATTGCTGCTTAGCAAATGAATTAGATCTtcaatatatttaatatatatgcAATATTTTTGATCTGTTTTGGTTTGCAATACTTCAGTAAATTGTTGTGATACATTCTCAGTCCTCAattcagtaaaacaaaaatgagtATTAGAACAAGGGTACTTGAAGTGAGGTGTTCTGTCAATATTCAAAGTCATAGCTTTTAGAATATTTCAggctgcaaaagaaaaagttttgtTTAGTTATAGCATGGTAGAATCCTTACAATATCATATTTAATCTCTCGGTTTTACCTGTTTTAAAAGTCTGAGACTATGATTGGTAACCCTTATCCCTAATAACAGCTTGTACCCAGGAGCCCAGTGGACACATAAAGGATGTTGTGCTACCCTGCTTGCCACGAAGGAATTAATTGGGATAGAAGACAGTGACCACTAGGTTTATATATGTGTCTGTAAAATTCCTTTGCATGAAGTGGAAAAAGTTCTTAAACAAGCTTTTCAGCATTCAAAATTCGCAAAAGAAAAGGCTGTGAATAGTGGGAATTACTGTAACTCAATTATAAGTTTTGTAATTTTCAAGTCAATAAATACTTACTTTGTTACACTCTTTTGTTTAGTGCTTTCCAAGTGCTATTGCAAGTCATGTAGCTGCTGAATATCCAAGTAAATGTCTGGTAAGTGTGTAAAATTCTTGGACTTTTTAATTAGAATAGCATAATGCTAAGAAACTCTGTTTGATAGTGGGCACTAATCAAGGTTGCTCACTTGTTTTTAGCTGCTTCTACAAAATGTTACAACTATGTAGCAGGAGTGTTAGCTGGTATCGCTTAAAAGAACTCTGGTAGGTCCTTTGGAGGCCTAATTTCATCAGTCCTAGAAAAGAATTTGAAgagtttggttggttgtttgggttttttttgtttgtttgttttgttctgttttgtgttttggatATTTTGTAGTGATTCCTTGGGAAAAGATACTACTGTAGAAAAATGACATGCCTCATATGGTATGCTTTCAAGGTCCTGAGATGAagttccctttttctttcattagcAGTTGTGGTTtctgaaagaataaaattaggtgtgcaggctgtgctggaccTCAAACctattttaaacaaattcttCATCTTTGTGATTAACAACAAGAGGTAATAATATTCAGTAGAGTGCATTTATTCCTTGAATGTTCTAGATGTGTAGTTAAGGCTCCTTAATATATCTGTTCTAATTAATAGTCGTATGACCATATTTAAGTGAGTAATAGGCATAACCACAACTGAAGTCAGAATATAATCCTGTAGGGGTGATATTTGAGTGAAACTCAGCTTCTGTTGTATGGCAGTAAATTTGCCTCAGGACACTCAGATTTATTTGCAAAAGATATTTTTGGTTGCAAGTCTGCAATATCTGTTTTTAATTCTCATTACTTCATATAAATTGAAGAATAAATGGTGGCTTTTATACTGGCTCTCCAGATTGGGTATTACTTCCTCTATGTGCATATGGAAGGCacttgtaaaataaaacaaaaatgtaatCATGTGTATTGAATGAAATACGAATTACAAGCCAGCAGTGTTTTGGCTAGGAAACTTAGATTATACAAAGCTTGCTTCTGTATCTTCATGAAATGTGAATGGCTCATAGTATTTGTCTTTTATGTATAATCTTACAAATTTTTACAGACTTCTTTTATGCTTGCTTCAAGGAGTCATAGCTCACAAACCAGAGTTAATTTTTTAGATTAttatttaacttttattttcttattttttaggTTGAAGTCCTGATTGCCATTAGCAGTGTTACCTCTCCTTTGTTGTTCACTGCTTCTGCATACTTATCCTTCAGTATCATGCAAGTTATTGACATCTTTAAAAGTTATCCACCTGCTGTTAAAGTATGTGTTTTtatgcaatttaaaaatgaacTTCTATATGTTACAGTAGCAAGGCAGTAGCAAATTAAGGAATATATGAAGACAAGGTACTGCATTATAAACTCTTGTTTGAGTTATTATATAATTGAAAGTATGTTTCATCTATTGGCACCCTGAAATTGCAGTTTTATAAAGATAGGATTTTATTCTAAAGGCACAGTAAAAATAATATACATTATGTTAGAGTCCTTGGGGCTTTTATAATTTGTAGTATTTAAATTAAAGATTGTAGGTGTCCTTGAAGAgtacatttttctgtttcttagtATGTTTACCAATCTTTGCTGTTGTAAGCTTACACCTGGATTTATTCAAAGTCTGGATTCggtcagagaagaaaaagtttgCAAAGTTTAAAGCATTTCAGTATGAAGTGTTACCTGTGCATTGCTGAAGAGCTTTCTTGGGCTCTACTGGCAAAGTCTTTGGCAATCCCTGATGTTGTTCAAAGAACTACTTAGGGGCATTAGACCAAGGCCATTAAGAGTCTCCACTATCATTAACTAGTCTTGCAACTTCAGAAGAGGGAAAATGTTTATTAAATTGGTATCTCAGGGACTGGAAAATCAACTTCTGAGTATGTAAGCCTATTATTCTGGAGGAGTGTACTGTGTTGTTGAACCTCAGGAATGGTGACAGCTTACATACCCTCTTTAAGTAGCTTCTCTTGTTACACATGTTGGAGACAGGTGACTACACTGTCTAGACAGTTGGTGTGACCCTGCAGAGCATTTCTTACATTCTCAGTCTGTTTTGTGTGTGATTACAAGAgtgggctgctctgcacaggacaaTGAACTATGGAGCAGAAGGTAACAGCaagacagagaaagaatggTTACTTCACTGGAAAGTCCTACAGCACCCCAAAAAATAGTAAAGGAAGGCAAGTCCAGCCATAGTAGCCAGGTTCAGTGATTTGCAGGTAAGTCCACAGTACTGAGGCAAATCCAGGGTCATCCAGGAACTCAGGTCAGCAGGGCAAGGTCAGAGCCAGCAAGGCACAGGGCCAGGCCCAAGCTTAGCTGTGACATTGCTTAGGTCAAAACCAGCAGTAAGACACTATTTTAGAGGATAGTTTCCTCagttctgttctgttttccaaaggaaaagataatttgacaaattaatattttcttagaAGCTATAGATCTCTTCTACTTTTAGCAAACTCAGGCACTAAAATTTTGGTTGAAACTTTATGCTGAAATAAACTGTAAATtataatttgatttaaaaagtCTAGATaggaatttttaaagtataGAGATGGGAACAttatcaaatattttattcaggTAGTTAACAACATATGTCTCTTTTTAGCAATCTTATGATGTACTCCTGTTGCTTCTGATGTTGATGCTGCTAATTCAGGCATGCCTTACTATTGGAACTGTAATACAGTGTGTGAATTACAAGACAAAAATGAAACTACAAGATTCAGCATGGACACCATCACAGGTTAAAAAACAGGAATACAGAACAACAGAGGTTTGTATTTATACCCActagaaaatttgaaaataccTATTTTAAAATACgtttttttttggtaatgttttgtggttttaaatTCTGACCTTAATTCAGACCACAATTAAAAGCTGTTCTATGAAACTTAATTTTGTAATCAAGAGATAATAGATTAGATGATAACTAGGTTAAATGATAACTGAGCATGACATAGGGCACAGAACTGTACCCCTTAGGCTTTCCTCTGCTGTACAGAGCTAGACCCTGTGTCCTTAAAGACTCTCAGGCAGTAACTCATTCTTACTGCACTAGAAGGAGAGTGCTGGATTCAGTCTAGCACTGGATAGAAAGTACTGGGAGCAGAGACTGAAATCAGTCAAGTCAGTAAACAGCTGCTAATGGAACGTAGAAGCTTTGGAATTATGTCCCTTCAGGCTGCTGAGGATATTTGGTGTAGGTTGCTTATTTGCTGGATTTGTGTCCTGGGACTTGGGTTCTGTATACAAGaggaagcacagcagcacttccaCTGCTGCGAGTCATGTTTTGGAGGATGGGTCATGGCATGGCTAAACAGATCTCTGCTGGAGATTACTTAGAAAAGTATTCCTGGTTTGTGAGTCACTGAGAAATTAGGCATGAGTTAAATGCTAAAAGGAGCACTTTCTCTGCAAAAGCAAGATgtttttgcttaatttttagTATTTAAACACATGAATAATGTTATAGGTGAAGTTGCAAGTCCCTTTGGCTTCTCAGAAGTCTGTGTTCTTCAAGACCTTACTTTGCTTGCATGTATGTGGTGTAGGTAAATCTTGCTTCAGTTGTACCATGGAAGGCTGCTTCTGGTTTTGGAGTTAGAGGTTTAGGTGCAAAGGCTTTAAGTCATATTTTAGAAAAAGTCTTGAAAAAATGTCTTAAGTAACATGTTTAAAATAGGAATTTGGCCAAGTTTCTTAGACCCAAATATTTCAAGTATTATACAATTTACACTAAATATAAACTCTATAATATACAAAACTATACAATTTAGAAATGTATAGAATATTTTAATAGCTCTGGCTGTACCTATTCACATTTGCATTCTCGTAGCTTCTCCCAGGTATTTATTTGCTTGAACTTCAGTTTttaatcaaaacattttttcatgtttgcatATGTCTTAAATTTGTTTACTTCTAGGTTTCCAATAATACCTTAAAGGATTTTGACAAAGATAAAGCTTGGAAAGCAGTTGTGGTGCAGATGGCTCAGTAGTTTGGATTCTACAaatgcagccagcacagcacaatCCAATAAAATAAAGCAACTCTTTGAAGGTTTAAAAACTTCcatttttaaacagaatatAATTGCAGCAGTAGGAGCCATGGAATAACACAGTAAATGCTGTATctttctaataattttaaaatttgttgataatatttttaatgcatctgtcTTTTCTGTTGGTATCTGTAGTCTAGTGTTTAGAAGATACCTTTAGAAAAAGGTAATGAGTCACATGGATTTATGCTGATGGCAAAGTAAAATATTGCAATATGTAGTAGGCTTCATATATTTGCAAGAGATTGTTATAACTGCAGTTATGCAGTCAGTGTGACTGATAAATGCTTTTGTAAAGTTATGAGTACAAGTCATAATTGATGTTTTTGCTTATACTTCACTTTTGTAGGAGTTGTAAAGTGTTCTGCATCTTATtgcttttatataaataaaagtcTTTATTATGTGGAAACTTGAGAATGTGGATTGACATTCTAATCTGAGAGGTGACAACAGAATGCTCGTTCCCATTAAACTTCAATTTCTGGACTATTAAAAGGAGGAGAGGCTTTTCCTGAGTGCTGGGACAAATAAGCTGCTAGCCAGAACTAAAACATCCAACAAACAGAAGCAACTGGCCAAATAACAGGAGATACTGCTGATATTGAAAGAGgatgggtgtttttttttgtgtttagatATActacttttcatttatttattttcctaacTATCATTAAAACCTATGCAACTTAGCTGCCCTGAAACAAGGGACATCCCCCATACAGATGACCTTTTCTTGTAGCTGAGCTATGGGTATGATTGGCTAGATTTCAAACTCTATTAGAATTTCCAGGTTAATAGGAATTCTGGGGTAACCAGGGTGATAGCTGCTGACAAGGTGGTgaggttatttttttcctgttttgagaGGTTATAGACTTTGAAgttcattctttttttaatctgaaaaactTCAGGTAATTTGTTCGGAGCATGCTGCAAAGCTTAACTTTGCTTttgagaaggggaaagaaagagagaagggtgTGTAGTGTGTGGACCCTTTCAGGTACACAAGcatgtttcttttaattttggGAAAGCTGACAGTTATTCTGGGATTTAAATACATAGAGGGTACTCTTTCAAGTTTAGAGCAGTGCTTTTTAACAGCATTTATACAGCAACCTCCCTGTCCACCTAAAAATAATAGGGTGTGCTTTTAAGACTACTACATCAACaaccacaggctgcagctgctgtttcttaAATATTGCAAAATTTCATGCCTGTACTGGTGGTACTTGTGTGAACATTCTTTCAATGTAACTGATAATTAATTGTATATCTTCTACAATCCTACCAAATTTACAAGTAGGAAAAGTTATGTTGATTGGTACACTATTTTTTTGAAAGTTGTAAAGAAATAGTTACAGTTCCACCTAAAAATAAACATCTAACTTTCTAAATCTCATGCATGAAACTGGAAAAAGACTACAGACAATGTAGAAGTTCTTCATGAATCTTTTAAAGTAAAAGATATGTAGAGTAGTGTGAATGTAACATAACTGTTTCCTTAATAGTTTGTTTTACTTTATGTGATAAAACACTTAGTTTAACTGAATCTGTATCTTTAAGAGGTTATCTCTATTTTCTGTCAAGTGAAGATTGGCTTTAGTTATCCAGGTTAGATATAAGTAGATATTACTTTTGTGAATGATTTAGGTGGGAAAGGAAATTAAGGGAAGTTGCACAGCTGatggaatttcctttccacAAAATGCTTATACCAAGAAAGCAGACAAAGGCACTTTAACTTCCTTTTGAGTCAAATGGCTTGAGGTGCTCTCTTCTAAAGAGTGAGAGGATTTTAAACAgctcctgattttttttaaaattatttttgctgtcAGGAGTGACTATGGAAGAACAAAGCATATATAATAGGAGATATTTGCATTTGTCTTGGGGAACTAAAGTGTCTTAATaagaagtgaagaaaatatCACTCatcaaaaagaaagagaaaaactaAATAGGGTAAACAGGATGATGGAGTTAAAATTCGGATTGACCCTGAGTAATAGTTAAGATATATGAGTGTATCTATTTTTAGTCATCTTAGATTAACAAGGGTGAGGAATCgatgggaataaaaaaaagaggTCATAATAGAGCTGCCAGCCATAGATTCTGCTTTCCAGTGAAGAAGAACATCACAGGGCCCCTGCCTGGCCATGCCTCCCTTCCTGCTTGgttcagcacagcagagacGAGACAATCTGCCAGGTGCAGGACTTCTCCCTGCATGCCTGGTGAGAAGTAGGAGCCCCCACCTTGGATACCTCTCTGGAGGCCGAATTTTCTCATACCCTGCAAGAAGAAAAGTCATGGAGGTAAGAGGCAGGCTTTTAAAACCATAATTAATGTAATTGGTGCTGCTGACATGAAAAGCATCTCTCAGGCAGAGAAAGTTTCACTGTAAATCTCATTCGTGTGTCTATGTTTTTGTAACTCAAACCAACACCCCGCCCATATGCCCTTCTTTAGCAAAAGACATTTTGTATTGATGTTTGACACAGAGTAAATCTTGTTAGCTGGAAGCTTTAATTAGGGTCTACTGGTAGATGATCTGTTTCCACAGCACAGCTAGAAAGCCTGTTCAAAGGACAACAATCATATCCCTCTCTGAGGTCAGCCTGGTGAGGTAAATGTCTATGTGCCATGTTAGAAGGGTTTCTGCTTGGAAATTTCCTGTCTGTGCCATTTCCTGCCTTGCTGGGTATCACTAGAATTAATGCCATGGCCAACTGTTTAGCTTATACCAGAAGTTGGGTTCCtagcttaaaaaaagaaaaatttagctgggtaaaatgaaaaaaaaagcagactgaagcatctcctgaaaaaaataaattgtgtgCATATGGTGCATGAATGATTTACTTTTAGTTGCAACTTCTCCACATGTGCTAATAATTCCAGTTTCTCTGAGCTTTAAGTTCATAAAGTATAGATTGGCCACAAACATTTTGGAGAATTATGaatatgctttattttttgttattctttaacttttttcaaaatagatttttttgaaCACTCAAGtttttagttttcttctttaataattttattaacaATTTCAGAGGAGTCTGAAAtgattttctttaataatttaaaaagacattttctttatttcttcaatAATGCATGGGACTTTCAGCAACCTAATTTGGAGCTAGATTATCTTTAAAATTCCCTTCTAGCCCAAACCACTTTATGATTGTATGATTCTAATCTTAGGAAAAGAAAGTCTTCAGCATCTGTGGGTGGTGCCTGGGTTGTAAGCAGTGCGCCTGAGGTGCTGCCTATGGCAATGtttgctgtccctgctgaaTGCCTCTTGAAGGAAAGGGATGGTGGGTGGAGGAGAGTGAGGGTCCCCTTGAATCACACAGATGAAAAGAGTAGTGGTTGTCTTCAGAGTGTGAATCAGTAACTTGTTGAGTACAGTACTGGGCAGCTTGTGTTTCACCAGCCTGTCTTGTGTCTCTCTGGGGTATAGGTGCCCTGCTGGTACCTCTGCTGTGCACCTGCCCTTTCTGCACAGGCTCACTCTGGACAGGAGATACAGGCACAATCCCAGAAAAGTGCAGTTCCCAAGCAGCTCTGAATCCCTTGTGAGTATTTTGTGGTGATGACTGTAGCACCTCACACCGCTCAACTCCAGAGCATGCCGGACACGACAAGAAGCTGTTCAAGTTATAATGTCCTATGGTTGATGTAAGTGGTCTGGAGGCACAATGTCTGTTGCTTGGAGCAGGCAATACAACTGCACACAGAGTTAAAATAATAGCCAGAGGACTGTTATAGCATTGTATGTGTGCCTGTGTTGGTGAAACTGGGAAGAACATAGTGATATGTCACAGGATCCTCTTGCAAAATGTAGTGTGAATGTGGCTATTGTGCTGCACAGAAGGCTGGGATTTCTCCAACATGGATGTGACAGGGACATGCCTTCCAGCATAGACATTGATGTTAATTTAACAAAGTCAAAAAGTAATGTAGCCAAAGCAAAAATCTCTTTGAGTTCTGTGCTTAAACTCCCAACACATCAGGTCACAAAATCCATTTCTGGCTGCTTAGGTATGTCTGGTGATACATCTGTCCTaactttcattttcaaatgtttCCTGTACAAACTTGACCAATGGGGaatgattttctgttttgaagggGGCCAAGTGTGTATCCAAGCATACTTGActaattaagaaaaaagtaCCTGAGCTGATGGTCCAGAGATCAAACTTCACCCAAGAGAAAATGGGGAATGCAAAATACTGGATTTCACTCTGTGCTCTAAGGTCATCCTgtgcattttattaaaaaacaccCTGAACCACCAAGCCACCATCGAAAATGTGTAAGATTTGGACTCAAACCTTCTTGGAATGTGAAATGTTTAGATTCTGGCTTTTCTGTGTTCTTGACCAGTGCTCTAATAAAGATTTAGGGTGCAAAATATCTGTATTACCAAAGTGCAAAAGGAGGCCCTTCCTGTTAAGGGTTTTTAAAGAGTCTTTTTTCTGAAGATGGAGGGAGCATTGGTAGAAACAGAACAGTATCTTTTGCTATCATCCATTCTTTAGGgataaaataatgaaagcatCAGGCTAAAGAAAAATGTGGATTAAAATATAGGTAAGGTATAGTAACTAACAAGGACTAAAAGACATCtgttagaaagaaattattttcaaaattatgatCAAGAATTAGAGTCCTATTTGAACAGAGAGCCCAAGAGATATTGTCCCTGTAAATTTCAAATGCATCAATGCTTCTACATAACTGGTGGTTCTCAAAAAATGTGGCATGGGTCAATTATACTGCCCAGCTTTTTATGAGGATCTTAATGGGGGTTCTGAAACCTGATGTAATATAAACAGTGGATTAACACAGTAATTTCAGGATAAAAATTATGCAGGAACAGTAAAGTAGCTGGTTTAgacatgattaaaaaaaaagtttcaaatgaagaaaataacaataaaGTTAATAAAGTTGTTGCCTGTTGAACTTAATAACAGCTTCAGTCCACACAGAAACTGTCTTGACTGAAACACAGTTCTTGCATAGAAAGAGTACACTGTTAGATCTGTTCTATTTATTCAGAATGTGACAGAGGTGCCCTAAGAAATACCAGAAAAGTAAGAGAATAAAATTTCTTAAGGTGAATCACACCATTAATTTATGTGGAAACTGGATGTTAATGATACGCTAAGGAGGGTCAAAATGGCAGTTGCTAGAGAGTAAAACATCCTTGAACTGCTCACTTCTGAATATTGTCTGCAGGACCCTCATCTTACAAAAGGGtatagtaaaaataaaaaggtataTTATTACTGTAGAAAATATAGGGGAGGTATGCTGGAAAACAATACAGCTGTGACTATTTTGCAAAGGTGAGATGAAAATGGatattctgtgttttttaaagcaacaaGGGGGAACCCAACAGAGCTATTTGGAAGCAGTTTTAAAatccaaacaaagaaaataaagacaggtGAATTGTACAATTCATGGGTCCAAGAAGATTTGAAAACCAAAAGGATAAATAGATGCAAAGAGTTGTTTTACAAATACATTTAAGAAAGTTCCAGAAGCAGCTATTAAAATCAGTGATGTGCACATGGCTTTTGATCAGTAAGATCCAGGTCATTGGAACCTGTCAGCATACATGTTAAAATAATCCATGGAAGTAGGATATTTaacttctttcttattttttctaagCATCCTCTGATGCTCTTAGGCACAGGAGAATTGACTGGGCAGATTTTTAATCTTGAGTATTTTTGTGCATAGGTgtgtgtcctagggtgactgttatccccattcgtgtgtgtgtaatttatgctggatattatgttctgtgcctttaagactggtggagtgaaggttttgttttggcctcttatcagccactcggcgggacatccagatagcaccagtgcatgttgctgctttttgcttcttgccccGGCTTTTGCTCttcgctcttgcttctgcttcgcttctgctttgcttgctcttgctttctttcccccccccgccattagttaatttagctaaacagtccaaattcctttctggactgttccccccaccccgttggacctgtcaactgctccggactgggatctggaacacggagagagagagtttacaccttgtgactgcagcagctgcctcagcgccggagggactgataacagagcaaacccccaggagagacttttctgaatttgtcatctttgtcagagcagtggaagagtggtgtcatccggtactgttcattgtgtgtgctggggggtgctgtgcttataaaataaacaggttctttccacttctctccgaggaattcttcctgaaccggttgggggaggggcgtgtgggtttgttttttttggagaagccctttttggggattctctcccaaatttgccctaaaccaggacagtgtGTCACATCCCACTTCTGTGAGTACTCAGGATTCATTGATGCCCATGATCAAAGTTTTTCTGGACCTATTTGGTAATGGGCCAGGGGGTTTTGAAGATATTTTGGTCGTCTCAATCCACCTCTTCTGGACTGACCCTTTCTCAATAGCTCCTGACTCTTTCTTGTTATCCCTTCTGTGCTTTATGTGGTCACCATATACCAGAACAGGGAAGTGAGCCCCAGAAAGGTGCTTCCCTATCTCTGCAGGGCCCCCCTTTTCAGCCACCACCTGTTCTAACTTGTCTGCTTGAGTGGCCATCAGTGTTTGAGGCATAGCAACACATTAACTCCTTGATGTCCAAGTTTCAATAAGATGACAAAATttaattgttgtttttttaaccaaaacattttaattaaattttgttCAGTATGGTGATTGATGCTGCTTATCTAAAAAACAAAGTCTTCTTGGAAAATTGGCAAACTGGACTCACATGAAGTATCTAAAATACAAGTACAGTAGATACATTGGCAGAGAAGACATTGTATTTTACATGTAAAGCCAGATCCTAGCAGATGCTGTTAGTTGTATATTCCCCACTGTAACTGATGTAAAGGGTTTTGTAAGAGCACTGAGTACTTGGGCCCTGGCACTGTCCTACTGAAAGATATCTCTCAGTGGTGAGCAAGCCCTCTCTTGTGGGGAAAAACTCCCTATTCCC from Haemorhous mexicanus isolate bHaeMex1 chromosome 5, bHaeMex1.pri, whole genome shotgun sequence encodes:
- the MLC1 gene encoding membrane protein MLC1 codes for the protein MTREEGYREEFSYDRMPTLERGKQENGNYIPDIKSSDLQLSKRLHPCFSYKTWIFSLLMGTCLLITSGFSLYLGNIFPSEMDYLRCAAGSCIPSAVVSFAIARNKINVIPNFQILFVSTFAVTTTCLIWFGCKLVLNPSAININFNLILLILLEIFMATTVIISARSTEDCCTRKKNAAHDSGIVLSNVSFPARILKSYSVIEVIIGISSVFGGIIALNMDVLVSGPYLSVTFFWILVACFPSAIASHVAAEYPSKCLVEVLIAISSVTSPLLFTASAYLSFSIMQVIDIFKSYPPAVKQSYDVLLLLLMLMLLIQACLTIGTVIQCVNYKTKMKLQDSAWTPSQVKKQEYRTTEVSNNTLKDFDKDKAWKAVVVQMAQ